A single window of Sparus aurata chromosome 12, fSpaAur1.1, whole genome shotgun sequence DNA harbors:
- the nop14 gene encoding nucleolar protein 14, translated as MGKVPKKRSIADKVRKAKTSTEIKNNPFEVKINRKKFDILGRKSKHDVGLPGVSRSKAINKRKETLLKEYKQKNKSNKLIDRRIGEYDAKMAPEDKILQRYAMERQRVHDKKDLYNLNEDEELTHYGQSLAEMEKFNDLMNSDDESEEKGLLSAELTASHFGGGGGLLKKKTSGDQQEEEGSHRAKSRQELIEELIQKSKQEKRERQVQKEEAQELTEQLDKEWKSIQALMVKKTPKAESDDKPEEKPKLEEYDMMVRELGFEMKAQPSEKMKTPEELARELKEKLQKLEADRLRRMMGDEVGDSTQSQVHMSADDLNDGFILDKEDKKTLSYQDGKWNIGEADEGEEEDEGEDEEEGESGEDEESEAEDGDEEEEGEEEEEEEEEEEEEDGHSDLESEQESEDEESKQEDEGASAEPTKTLSIEELKAQQEAAKAELPYTFAAPESYGDLKGLLHGHTPDNQRLIVARTQKCNHPSLAAGNKLKLQKMFGFLLEYIGEVATRSPPELTTIDKLIPEVYTMCQMFPEAGCKALQTILGDAGHSMEEVLEVKGHVAFPSLDMLIYLKVTALLFPTSDFRHPVTTPALLYISQALTKCPVRSLQDVTSGLVLCCLAVEYVSFSKRFLPELVNFLAGTLHLAVQDKTSLGYTVVPPFRPSGKCSDLLVLSNSESCKNWSKKSLPLSSTQHLDLQNDLDRDHHRLSCLSTCLDLVKRCCLLYKDLVSFACIFHPIRTLLSKHLPAQTLPELLQELHGEILEAISSAPVAHSRLVLDKKKPIPLKLLTPKIVEVLDYGKKRGSTREEREKERLQHKYKKEFKGALREIRKDSRFLAREKLNEVMNRDAERKRKVRELFGSLATQEGEWKALKRRKRK; from the exons atgGGGAAGGTGCCTAAGAAGAGGAGCATTGCTGACAAGGTCCGCAAAGCCAAGACCTCTACTGAGATCAAAAACAACCCCTTTGAGGTGAAAATCAACAGGAAGAAATTTGATATTCTTGGGAGGAAAAGTAAGCACGATGTGGGTCTGCCTGGCGTGTCTCGATCCAAAGCCATAAACAAG AGGAAAGAAACCCTCCTGAAGGAATACAAACAGAAGAACAAGTCCAACAAATTAATAGACAGGCGTATTGGCGAGTATGACGCCAAGATGGCACCAGAAGACAAAATCCTGCAGAGGTATGCGATGGAGAGACAG CGTGTCCACGATAAGAAGGATCTGTACAACCTGAACGAGGACGAGGAGCTGACTCATTATGGTCAGTCGCTGGCTGAGATGGAGAAATTCAATGACCTCATGAATAGCGACGatgaatcagaagagaaaggtCTTTTGTCAG CCGAGCTGACCGCCTCCCActttggaggaggagggggcctcctgaagaagaagacatcTGGGGatcagcaggaggaagagggaagCCACAGAGCCAAGTCCAGACAGGAGCTTATCGAAGAGCTCATCCAGAAGTCCAAGCAGGAGAAG CGGGAGCGACAGGTGCAGAAAGAGGAGGCgcaggagctgacggagcagCTGGATAAAGAATGGAAGAGCATCCAGGCTCTGATGGTGAAGAAGACGCCCAAAGCTGAAAGTGATGACAAGCCGGAGGAGAAACCCAAG CTGGAAGAGTATGACATGATGGTCAGAGAGCTCGGCTTTGAGATGAAGGCTCAGCCGTCGGAGAAGATGAAAACCCCGGAGGAGCTCGCACGGGAGCTGAAGGAGAAGCTGCAGAAACTGGAG GCTGACCGTCTGAGGAGGATGATGGGAGATGAAGTCGGGGACAGCACACAGAGTCAGGTCCACATGTCTGCTGATGACCTCAATGATGGCTTCATCCTGGATAAGGAGGACAAGAAGACCCTGTCTTATCAG GATGGAAAATGGAACATTGGAGAGGCAGatgagggtgaggaggaagatgagggtgaggacgaagaggagggagagagtggtGAGGACGAGGAATCCGAGGCAGAGGatggagatgaagaagaggagggagaggaggaagaagaggaagaagaagaagaggaggaggaagacgggcATTCGGACCTGGAATCAGAGCAAGAAAGCGAGGATGAGGAGAGTAAACAGGAGGATGAAGGTGCCAGTGCCGAACCGACCAAGACTCTCAGCATCGAGGAGTTGAAGGCTCAGCAGGAGGCGGCTAAAGCTGAGCTCCCGTACACGTTCGCTG CTCCAGAAAGCTACGGCGACCTGAAGGGTTTGCTCCATGGCCACACTCCAGACAACCAGCGCCTCATCGTCGCCAGGACTCAGAAATGCAACCATCCCAGTTTGGCTGCGGGCAATAAGCTCAAACTGCAG aAAATGTTCGGTTTTCTGTTGGAGTACATCGGAGAAGTGGCCACCAGGAGTCCACCTGAACTCACCACCATAGATAAGCTCATACC agAGGTGTACACCATGTGCCAGATGTTTCCAGAAGCAGGCTGTAAGGCCCTGCAGACCATCCTCGGAGACGCTGGTCATAGCATGGAGGAGGTGCTCGAGGTCAAAGGGCACGTTGCTTTCCCATCACTAGACATG cTCATCTACCTGAAGGTGACGGCCCTGCTGTTCCCCACCTCCGACTTCAGACACCCTGTTACCACTCCAGCGCTGCTTTACATCAGCCAGGCTCTCACAAAG TGTCCAGTGAGATCATTACAGGACGTGACATCAGGTTTGGTGCTGTGCTGTCTGGCAGTGGAGTACGTCTCCTTTTCAAAGCGCTTTCTGCCCGAGCTCGTCAACTTCCTGGCTGGAACGCTGCATCTGGCCGTGCAGGACAAGACGTCGCTAG GTTACACCGTGGTGCCGCCCTTCAGGCCGTCAGGGAAGTGCAGCGATCTGCTGGTGTTGTCGAACTCTGAATCCTGCAAGAACTGGAGCAAGAAAAGCCTTCCGTTGTCGTCTACCCAACACCTGGACCTCCAAAATGACCTCGACAGAGATCACCACAG gttGTCGTGTCTGTCTACCTGCCTGGACCTGGTGAAGAGATGCTGCCTGCTCTACAAAGACCTCGTGTCCTTCGCCTGCATCTTCCACCCAATCAGAACGCTGCTTTCCAAACATCTCCCAGCCCAAACATTACCTGAGCTATTACAG GAGCTTCACGGTGAGATCCTGGAGGCCATCAGCAGCGCTCCTGTGGCTCACAGCCGGCTGGTGTTGGACAAGAAGAAACCCATTCCTCTGAAGCTGCTCACGCCCAAGATCGTTGAAGT GTTGGACTATGGAAAGAAGCGTGGCAgcaccagagaggagagagagaaggagcgaCTGCAGCACAAGTACAAGAAGGAGTTCAAGGGCGCTCTGAGGGAGATCAGGAAGGACTCGCGCTTCCTGGCCAGAGAGAAGCTCAACGAGGTCATGAACAG AGACGccgagagaaagaggaaagtgAGGGAGCTCTTTGGCAGTTTGGCCACTCAGGAGGGAGAGTGGAAAGccctgaagaggaggaagaggaagtga